In Quercus lobata isolate SW786 chromosome 12, ValleyOak3.0 Primary Assembly, whole genome shotgun sequence, a genomic segment contains:
- the LOC115971307 gene encoding COMPASS component SPP1-like: MSIPPEDYYRQRLTEVKRIGLQWAEHARKVATDSGALSLDKVFELIMEGENFPFYLEKEINLLRERSMLYCICRKPYDQRKMIACDQCDEWYHFDCINLVSTPKVYICPACKPQQQDLSATPSVDLDRSISVKFVEPKTPPKHTKKLREAEPSPRQKMLSITDHSNSFSSGIECLWWRNRKPFRRAAKKRAELDTLSPFFHVQQ, from the exons ATGAGCATTCCACCTGAAGATTACTATAGGCAAAGACTTACAGAAGTGAAGCGTATTGGCTTGCAGTGGGCAGAACATGCCAGGAAG GTTGCAACTGATTCTGGAGCTCTCAGTTTAGATAAAGTTTTTGAACTTATCATGGAAggtgaaaattttcctttttacttgGAGAAGGAAATTAAC TTACTACGAGAACGAAGTATGCTTTATTGTATTTGTCGAAAGCCATATGATCAGAGAAAAATGATTGCTTGTGATCAATGTGATGAGTGGTACCATTTTGATTGCATTAACTTAGTTTCCACACCAAAGGTCTACATCTGTCCTGCTTGTAAGCCTCAACAACAAGACTTGTCTGCAACACCTTCAGTTGATCTTGATAG ATCAATTAGTGTCAAGTTTGTAGAGCCTAAAACACCTCCTAAACATACAAAGAAACTGAGAGAAGCTGAGCCTAGTCCAAGGCAAAAGATGCTTTCAATTACGGATCATAGTAATAGTTTTAGCAGTGGGATTGAATGCTTATGGTGGCGAAATCGGAAGCCCTTCAGAAGAGCAGCAAAAAAACGTGCCGAGCTTGACACTCTTTCTCCATTTTTCCATGTTCAACAATAA
- the LOC115971304 gene encoding uncharacterized protein LOC115971304 isoform X3 — protein MRYVKPLNLFHDLLTSTAVKRGRLLGLDVGDEYVGLAVSDTHNKIASPLSVLLRKKSNIYLMVSDFQSLISELSLVGFVVGCPFDRRRSAPDAVQVKLFIDDLCKTGKLKGLNYTYWDESFTSKNVELLLKPLNLHPVQSKTVIDKFAAVGILQLV, from the exons ATGCGGTACGTGAAGCCGTTGAACTTGTTCCATGATTTGCTCACGTCAACAGCTGTAAAACGGGGTCGTTTGCTTGGTCTGGATGTTGGTGATGAGTATGTTGGACTTGCTGTTTCAGACACTCACAATAAGATAGCTTCACCTCTAAG TGTTCTGCTAAGGAAGAAATCAAATATTTATCTAATGGTTAGTGACTTTCAAAGTCTG ATCTCTGAACTTTCTCTGGTGGGCTTTGTTGTTGGCTGCCCTTTCGACAGACGAAGAAGTGCTCCTGAT GCTGTGCAAGTGAAGCTTTTCATTGATGATCTCTGTAAAACGGGGAAACTCAAAGGTTTGAACTACACGTATTGGGATGAGAGTTTTACATCTAAG AATGTGGAATTACTGTTAAAACCTTTGAATTTACATCCAGTCCAGTCAAAGACAGTAATTGACAAGTTTGCTGCTGTGGGAATACTCCAG TTAGTTTGA
- the LOC115971304 gene encoding uncharacterized protein LOC115971304 isoform X2, protein MRYVKPLNLFHDLLTSTAVKRGRLLGLDVGDEYVGLAVSDTHNKIASPLSVLLRKKSNIYLMVSDFQSLISELSLVGFVVGCPFDRRRSAPDAVQVKLFIDDLCKTGKLKGLNYTYWDESFTSKNVELLLKPLNLHPVQSKTVIDKFAAVGILQATAH, encoded by the exons ATGCGGTACGTGAAGCCGTTGAACTTGTTCCATGATTTGCTCACGTCAACAGCTGTAAAACGGGGTCGTTTGCTTGGTCTGGATGTTGGTGATGAGTATGTTGGACTTGCTGTTTCAGACACTCACAATAAGATAGCTTCACCTCTAAG TGTTCTGCTAAGGAAGAAATCAAATATTTATCTAATGGTTAGTGACTTTCAAAGTCTG ATCTCTGAACTTTCTCTGGTGGGCTTTGTTGTTGGCTGCCCTTTCGACAGACGAAGAAGTGCTCCTGAT GCTGTGCAAGTGAAGCTTTTCATTGATGATCTCTGTAAAACGGGGAAACTCAAAGGTTTGAACTACACGTATTGGGATGAGAGTTTTACATCTAAG AATGTGGAATTACTGTTAAAACCTTTGAATTTACATCCAGTCCAGTCAAAGACAGTAATTGACAAGTTTGCTGCTGTGGGAATACTCCAG GCTACAGCTCACTAA
- the LOC115971304 gene encoding uncharacterized protein LOC115971304 isoform X1: MRYVKPLNLFHDLLTSTAVKRGRLLGLDVGDEYVGLAVSDTHNKIASPLSVLLRKKSNIYLMVSDFQSLISELSLVGFVVGCPFDRRRSAPDAVQVKLFIDDLCKTGKLKGLNYTYWDESFTSKNVELLLKPLNLHPVQSKTVIDKFAAVGILQGYLDYVNRKMKLEAAELDVSKWM; this comes from the exons ATGCGGTACGTGAAGCCGTTGAACTTGTTCCATGATTTGCTCACGTCAACAGCTGTAAAACGGGGTCGTTTGCTTGGTCTGGATGTTGGTGATGAGTATGTTGGACTTGCTGTTTCAGACACTCACAATAAGATAGCTTCACCTCTAAG TGTTCTGCTAAGGAAGAAATCAAATATTTATCTAATGGTTAGTGACTTTCAAAGTCTG ATCTCTGAACTTTCTCTGGTGGGCTTTGTTGTTGGCTGCCCTTTCGACAGACGAAGAAGTGCTCCTGAT GCTGTGCAAGTGAAGCTTTTCATTGATGATCTCTGTAAAACGGGGAAACTCAAAGGTTTGAACTACACGTATTGGGATGAGAGTTTTACATCTAAG AATGTGGAATTACTGTTAAAACCTTTGAATTTACATCCAGTCCAGTCAAAGACAGTAATTGACAAGTTTGCTGCTGTGGGAATACTCCAG GGATACCTGGATTATGTTAACAGGAAGATGAAGTTGGAAGCAGCAGAGTTAGATGTCTCTAAATGGATGTAA
- the LOC115971304 gene encoding uncharacterized protein LOC115971304 isoform X4 codes for MRYVKPLNLFHDLLTSTAVKRGRLLGLDVGDEYVGLAVSDTHNKIASPLSVLLRKKSNIYLMVSDFQSLAVQVKLFIDDLCKTGKLKGLNYTYWDESFTSKNVELLLKPLNLHPVQSKTVIDKFAAVGILQGYLDYVNRKMKLEAAELDVSKWM; via the exons ATGCGGTACGTGAAGCCGTTGAACTTGTTCCATGATTTGCTCACGTCAACAGCTGTAAAACGGGGTCGTTTGCTTGGTCTGGATGTTGGTGATGAGTATGTTGGACTTGCTGTTTCAGACACTCACAATAAGATAGCTTCACCTCTAAG TGTTCTGCTAAGGAAGAAATCAAATATTTATCTAATGGTTAGTGACTTTCAAAGTCTG GCTGTGCAAGTGAAGCTTTTCATTGATGATCTCTGTAAAACGGGGAAACTCAAAGGTTTGAACTACACGTATTGGGATGAGAGTTTTACATCTAAG AATGTGGAATTACTGTTAAAACCTTTGAATTTACATCCAGTCCAGTCAAAGACAGTAATTGACAAGTTTGCTGCTGTGGGAATACTCCAG GGATACCTGGATTATGTTAACAGGAAGATGAAGTTGGAAGCAGCAGAGTTAGATGTCTCTAAATGGATGTAA